The DNA region GtgaaatgtttattgttatgtCTTAAtactgctatataaataaacaaatagattTTGGTCCCTATAAAACAGGAGCAATCACATTATCTCCAAATACGCAATCATGCATTGCACACGCAAACACGCCAATTTTTCTCATAAATCAGCTATTAACAGACAAATTACTATACGACGCACAAACTTTAATTGTGCACAAACATGGTGCAATATACAGAAAACACAACTGACCTTTGCTTTTTCGTTCATTCTGTCTTCCCCTGGAGCATCACATCTGTTCCTTCTACTGCATGCCTGCAGCTACAACTGAAGAACACAGTGGACTCCCCAGAGCTGTGCTGCGCTGTCTTTCTGTCCCACGGTTGTTACAGAGAAAACATTTTCTCCTTGTATGTGGTTGTTAAAACAGTAAATAGTCTGACAGGGGGTTGGGTTTGTTAGGCTTTTACTTTCTGGAGATGAAGTGGAGCATGAAGTGTTCTCCCATGGGTAATAATTTCTATGGGAGTATAatggtaattatttttaaattaacccttttggaaatattacatttgatgagattgtgtgtgtgtgtgtgtgtgtgtgtgtttaccagcGTTGTCATTTTCCACAGTGCCTTAaatttaataatgtataaagcTCTCAAAAATCTATGATAACTGAAGATAACTTCATCAGGCAATGTTAAAAATGGACAACTACAAGAGAACCATTCACTGAAATGTGTAGTAATGTTTTTAATTCTTCCACTAGGTGGCAGTGGTTCGTTAAATTGAGTGCCCTCAAATGGCCCCACTACATTAAGAAGATGTGCTTTTTGAGGGCCAATTGTAAAGCTGCATCTATGCtttgcaatattgttttaaagCATAATGTGAACGCAGATATATGTTGAGGAAAAAACTTGAAATGATTTAAAAGAACTTTCATTCATTTTCCTTATTATACTACAAGGTAAATGAAATTAGGTGTGAGATTCCACTGCTAGTTGCAGTGGACCAACTGAAAAACTATACTACACCAAGGATTCATGACACTGTTTTATTATGTCCCCCCCAAATTTCCACTTGTTCAACCAAAAAAGTATGATGAATAAAACCATAGGGATAGATTTGAAGGTCAAAGACCTTTCCGAGTGGATGGAGATGATTGTCCAGGCCCACAGTTGTGGTATTCACAGTAAGCCATCATAGTGTATGGGGCCCTGAGCCAGGCATTGTTCATTCACAGCTCACAGTTTTCATCTAAACACTGAGGCTGTTTGCTGTCTCTGGGATAAACGCAAGGAATGTATGGCAGAGTTTACTAAATAATGTCACTATGCCTCCACCTCCCTCGGAAAACCCGGATCACATGATAGCAGAGGCTTCTGCCTCTTCAGTGCACCCAGTGTTATTTGCAGGACTCTGAAAAGCCATCTTGACATTGAACCTTTTATTATGGATTTCCGTCCTGATCCTTACCAATAGCAAATTGtgtccatttacatttttatctgGTATGGAAGATTATAGACTGTGCTTAATCTGAAGTGAAAGTAATTTAGTGTAAATGCATATGAATATCATAAACAATAAATGTACAAACAAATGCCACTGATGCATCACCTCTAGCATGTTTCAATGAAagtgtattttatgtttaaatgagAAAATAGACAATTGTAAACCTATTCTTATTTGTTTTGTCATATAATaacttttaaaggaacagttcatctaaaaatgaaaagttgttgAAAAATtgctcaccctcagaccatccaagatttGAACTGGAACTGATCAGGAGAAatctagcattacatcacttgctccccaatggatcccctgcagtgaatgggtgccgttagaatgagagttcaaataactgataaaaacataacaataattcAAGAGTAATCCACACGACACCACTCCATCCATTATAATCCACTCCATACATTAATatcttgtaaataaaaaaatcctcatGTTTGTAACtaactttttaaagatgtttttaacttcaaaccataaCTTTCAGCTAACATATTCATAATATtacttttgatgtttttatcagctgtttgaaatcttattttgacggcacctattcactacagaggatccattgctgaccAAGTCATGTCCTTTCCAgtcaatttctcaaaatctgatcagatccttctgtttttgtttctaaAACTTGCTAATTCAAATCTAGAAATTCTGTaccaatatttaataattaagctATATATTAAGATATAAAAGTCATGATTATGGACCTgtcagtgtgtttttgcccgtgacccagtttctgtctcccgtAGTTTGTTAATTTGATTCCAGTTTCTTCCCCATGTGTTTCATGTCCCCGTTAATTTAGTCATTCCATACACTCGTTTTTCCCCATTATCCTGCCTTATAAAACCCTAGTATTTTCAGTTTCGTTTTGTCGGTTCTACCAGTTCCATATGTTTGTCTTCCTCTGGTTCTCCCTGTTGGATTTACTCCTGtattggattaataaagactatTTTGATTATCCTTGGCTCTGTGTTTCTTCCGGCAGTATAGCGTGACATACAGTAAATATGGTTTAGAAATATATAAGCAATTCTAGGATTTCCTTTTTTAGTATAACTACGAGTTTCTAAAATGAAGTGTCCCTTTCcatattgtgtgtgttttatcatcAAACTAACCATCTGCCAATTGATGAACTCAAGCACTACAATTAATAGCTATGTTGtcatcttgcaaaaaaaaaaaagagaggcagaTGATTGCCCTAAGAGAAAGAATAGAGATCTTACAAGTTTTATCAAAGTTTGATATTCTAAACAAGATGATGATAAATCAACAAGTCAATTTAAGTTTTTCTCTGCTCCTGAAATTTGATGAGAGGGTTTGGCATGGACATTTAAACTTAATTCTGTTTGGCTTGAAAATGCTCTAACAGATCAATTCTGGCTGATAACACAAGATACGGATATAGCTGTAGGGCCAAGAGGACTGCCAAGGTCAACACAGGCAAGAGAACACTTCATGAAAAACATATCAAAAACGACAGCTGGACATCATAACACTAATTTAAATCTAAGACCTGATGAAAACGAgaaataaaacgaaaacaaaacaagacgAGTTTTCTGGTTGACATTAATCCATGGGAATCATTTCTGTTTCCAAAACAAATAAGGGCTGTGAGAGTTTACATCAACTAAACGAGTGTCATGTAGGGTTTCTGCACCGCTTGTTTACAAACTCCTCAACTTTTTGActtgacaggttttttttttttctaacgctACGTCAACAGAGGTGGAATGCGCTCGTGCCAAAAGATGTTAATAAGATAAGATCGACGGGCTGTTCAGAAGTGAGTCGCACGGGTTTTACTCAGTGAATCCTCTCGGAAAACATGCTAATTTGATGCCAGTTTTTTTGGTCTGACTATAGAAGTGGAATATTTTTTggattgaattaaaaaaaagcgACGATTCATTTGTCTTCGCGCCCCTCTTTTTTGCGCATCAGAGGGTCTCCACGCACTTTTAATCGCGTCTCGGCAGGGCATTCAAAAAGTTTCCATGCTGTTCTTAATTACTGTTGGGTATAATGCCAGTACAAAGACTCGCCGACCAAACACGGACTCATCGGTGGGACAGTTTCAGGTAGATTTGACCCGTTTGTGGATGTAAATCCCCGGATGATGCTCTCAATGCAAAATAACGTCTTCTTGTTCCTTATTATACTCGTAACGACCCTCACACCTCTGCAACGAAGGTAAGCAGCGGATTTATTCCAGCCTGTTAGTATTCTTGTTATTGAGCTGCTCAAATATAGTTCTCTGAAAACTAATGCAGCATtgtttctaattatttatttatttatttatttaggcaaTTAGTATTACATCAACAAACGCAGGAATTTATGACTTTGCATTCAGGTTCAACagacctttttaaataaaaagaggcaataaaagatgtaaaaaaaaaaacaggtttgttAATGGCAAATAACTTTAAGAGGGAGGGTCAAGGCTTAAAGGATGGAGGGAGGACGGAAGAGAGAAAAGGGATATAGCAAGCAAGAGTTTAGAAACACATCTCTGTAGATTTCCTGAAAATTCCCCactatgaaaataaaagaaaaaagaaagaaagaactatATACCTATTTCTTTTTGCACCAGGGTGGATGGCAACCCTTTAGTGATGGATCCCAATAGTATCTGCCGTAGAACTAGAACGTTGGTAGGCAGACATGCCGATATGTGCCAGTCTCAGCCTGAGATAATTCAAGAAGTGGCAAAAGGTGCCCGGTTGGGAATGCGAGAATGCCAGCATCAGTTCCACAGCCGTCGATGGAACTGCACCAGTCAGAGCAGAAACCTGGCCAAGATCCTGCAACAAGGTGAGGAACAAGACAAAAGCTCAtgatttttacttataaacttaTCCTAATTTTCAATGAGAATGAAATGGATGCAGTCAGCCTTCTAACAAGTATATTAACAATGACCTTGTTCAGCAAAACtggagtgagtgaatgatgactaTCCCTGTATGAGAATTGCACTGTATGACCATTAGAGGGCATGATTGTATCAATTTGACCATAAAAATAGCTACTTGACAACATAAGTGAAGGAAAAAAGCAGTAGAGCTTTTTATTTCGTTAGTAGGTCAGCTTACCTTGTAGTGCATGTGTCTAAATGAGCCTGAGATGAGGCGCCTtgccaataaaatatattttgttggttacatttgaaccttttttttaatccaaacatGACATTCCAATTGCCAAAGTACAGCAGTTTATAAATTAGAGTTGTTTACATGTTAATCTGATACCAAAAATGAGTGTGTCTTGGAGGAATCCTTTACACTAAGGGGAAAAATGCTCTTTTGGCAGGTCAACATGTATTGAGGCAGGTCTAGACAACGGAGATGTGTGAGGAATGTGAATCTGTTAAATGAGTTATTGTTAATGTGGCAATTCCTTAAGTGATCTTAGAAGTGAAATGGGGTGTATTCCTGAAACAAGAGTTTAGTTAAAGATCATTATCAAACACATACCATGAGATGATCCACATGAAACGATGCACTTTTTCAGATGATCATGAGACAAAATATATGGTTTTGTATTTAGACAAACTGTAGATTTTTCCCTGTTTTTAACTGTTCTCTAGATATCCGGGAAACTGCATTTGTGTATGCTATCACAGCTGCAGGGGTGCTGCATGCAGTAACACAAGCCTGCAGCCAGGGAGCGCTGCCACAGTGTGGCTGTGTGACCCTTCAGAGTTCATCTGAAACTTCCCACGACTCTCCGACAGAGGAGGTACTCATCCAGGCTTCACCTCTCAAAGATGGGCGCTGGGAATGGGGGGGATGTGGAGATGATGTGGACTTTGGCTACGAGAAGTCTCGTCAGTTCATGGACACCAGACAGCGAAAAGGCAAGAGTGACATCAGGACCCTCATCGACCTGCACAACAATGAGGCAGGAAGACAGGTACATTTACATTTCTGGGCTTGGCTTGGAACATAGAAGGATACCATTTTACATGGGACATTgtagtaaataaagtaaataaagtaaataaagaaaaaaaagatagaaaaaaatacTCCtccaaaagagaaaaacaaactaTATAGAGAGATATGAACAACAGTCAGAATagagaaataatgtaaaatctaCATCACTCCTTCAACATCTGCAGTGATTATTCTTAAATCACTTTTGTAGTTTTATCTCttaacttaaatgaaaatatgaatattttatttcaaaatgtactaTGTTATTGTGGATATGCATCATCACAGTCTGTAAAGACATCAGTGCTCCATTCATCTACTGGCTTTACTGTTGCTAACTGCTGTAATTCACCAACTACAAACATTTCCACCATTTCACTTTTCATTCTTACACTTAGATAAAATAGCAAATTTATCTAAGCAATATTACACAAGCAAGAATGCTGTTGTTCTGGAGATCAACTGAGTATTAGTCAGCCATTGGCAGGATACTGCATGGAATTCAAACCAAGCGAGTTTAATATTGCTTTTGctgtttataataaacaataggttaaagggatactccaccccaaaatgaaaatgttctcattgatcacttaccccatgttgttccaaacccataaaagtttTGTacgtctttggaacacagttaTCTATGGGGCAGTCTCAAGCCttccagttttcatccaaaatatcttaaattgtgttccaaagatgaacaaagttttaagggtttggaacgagatGGAGGTAAGTAATTAATgtcaaaatttcattttggggtggtgtatccctttaatatattgagtcacttacattttagacacagtgTTCCCAGATTCCCTGATATATTGTCTATTTTTGATAATGCCAACAAAAATagtcaaaataatcaaatgtggcACCTCGCACCACACATCAACAcagttttgttcctgaatgaataagTGTTTTGAACAGATCGAATGAGTCACTAAATTACTCACTTAAAGACAGCCATTTGTCACCACATAATGGTGTATCATGCAACCTGATGTAAAGTTTGCCTCGTGTTTCTTTCAGTACTGTCTGTGGTTGCTAATGTTTGTATATTTTAGCAGTTTTTATGAAGTCTGAGATTCTTATAGAAATGTAGATTTGGGAATATTGGGAATTTCAGTGATCTTCACAGAGCTTTTTATTATGATTCTTTcttattatatatacagttttctgtATATATAATTCATAGCAGAATATTCATAGCAGTCAATATACTCTACCTGTATGTGGAGATTGTGTGTGTCATGTAACAGTACACGTACAGGCAGTTATTATGCAGACAatacttaatatattttctttagatgtaagaaaaaatgttaattaatgtaggttaatataatattttttactttgtatctATTATATTCACCAAAAGTTAGCTATAATATGAAAGTGAATGTGAACATTTcactttttctttcacttttattcccttttcaatttttttgtaatttgtttagtttacttaatataaataaataagtctgaAAGACCTTAACATTGATTGTGatgtcaacaaaataaataataataataataatcaaaaataagcCAGTAAAGGGAGCTAGTTTGTGTTCTGCACATCAACAATCTGTTGTTAAGCCATAACtttgtcactttaaataaatgacatggttgtttcattttttatttttttgctaaatttagcTGAATAATgactattttctttttgaaaagcTGCTTTACATGTGAAATTTGCTCTTAATTTAAGAGAATGGATAAAATGCAGGACAGATGAACAGTTGAAGAAAAAGAGCAGATGTCATCTTTTTTCTTAATTATCTTTTGTTTTATGTGCATACAGGCCATACGGATACAAATGCGGACCGAGTGTAAATGTCATGGCCTTTCTGGGTCCTGCACCCTTCGTAGCTGCTGGAGGAAGATGCCTCTCTTCCGTCAGGTCGGTGACTACCTCATGGAGAGCTTTCATAAGGCTGTCCGCGTGATGGGTGGGAATGATGGTAAATCGCTTGTCCCCATCGATCCGGATACCCCTACCCTGGTTGCTAACGTTCTTATCTATTCAGCTGAGTCACCTGATTTCTGCCAGGCCAATCAAAGGACGGGTACAGAAGGCACACAGGGTCGTGTGTGTAACAGCACAGAGACAGGACATGGGGGCTGTGATAGCCTGTGCTGCGGTAAAGGATTTGCAGATTACACACTGGAATTTGAGGAAAACTGTCAGTGTCGGTTTCACTGGTGCTGTGAGGTTCAGTGCCAGAGATGTTCTGTGAGAAAGGACGTCAGTCTTTGCTTGTGAAGTCCACTCATGGAGTTAAAAAAACAGAATTGCTTCTGTAGTAGTTGTGTTTGAGCTGGAAGGGCACAATTGTTTTCTCTCCTATGCATACTCTTGTGAAAACAAGTGCTTATAATCCTACATTTTTTGATGGTCCACAAGACTGAGCAATATTAAGTCAGCAAGTCAGGTGGGAGCAGTGTTGCCAGGTTTTGCTAGAGAAATAAGCAACCTGGTCTAATCAAAAACAAGCCTAAAATTAGAGACCTGGGTCCCGTTCTTCGTTCGTCCTAACTCAGTTAGCTGAatttgattgttgatgatttgTCATGATCTTGGATTGGTTGGTTCTTCTAAGCTCATCCctgagctgctgtcatagcaacaggtcggtaagcttaaacctgctcggagtaggcttatttcatgtaaacaggattagattgcaTCTTTTTAAGCAGAACTGATACTTAAAATCTGTCCACTACCACTGCTACTTTATTAGTAAAGCATCTTACTGATACAgggacaataattaaaaataataatcattaaaaaatttatttaaagattaaataataatgttgtgtAGACTTTAATACTATAGACACAGTCAGTTTTACACACTGAAAGATTTATTcgtaataaaataattagttcataattgtattagagtcttacacacagaTAATAAGTTACGCATTAATTTGAGTGACAGATATTATGGGAGTGGCTTGAGCGCAGGAGATGTAGATAACATGATCTTGTCCCCTTAAGATCCTTAAGACCCTTATGCTGTCACATGACAAATCTGttcaaatataaattttcatttgaaatatgaattgataattactacattgaaataaacatttaaagtcTGTACAAATATTAAAAGTTGTGAATAAAAATAGGCTAACTGTGAatcatgtaaacaaatatatatatatatatatataaataaaccacattttcatatatttattataacatttatgtagttttgttgtcttggctgtttccttataaaatcCAGAAATTTGACAAGTTTTTCATCAggtgtcttttttaattatatgatgtcattacattGCTGTCTTGCTGGCAGCCattcgctgcactgctgatcatggttacGAGTATCGATGCATAGCCCCTTTTAAACCAAActatgaacgcgcaattatctcagataactcaatccagccatACTAATAATCAACAACAGGTGTGTTTCATCTGGGATGTATTAAGCGAAGTATGAAGAATGTACCCCTGGACTGGAAAAAGAAGCCCAAAATAAGCTACTCTTGTTttttggtacaaaaaaaaaaaaaagaaaaaaaaaaagaaaagaaaataaacatccCTTGACTGCCTAAAACTATAAGCAACTGCTTGAAAAGGCAAGCCCAAAGTCATTTCTAATAAGGAGACTTGGCAACATTGGGTAGGAGTCAAAGCTTTTATGGCTTCTTTTGACAAAGAACAGACATCTTACTGCCACCCGCTGGTCTTTAATAAGAGAAAAGTTGTGTGTTGAAATTAGTGTGTTTCTGCACATTTTCAGAGCACTGAAAATCTGGGAATAGACTGTTGAGCTTGAGAAACTTTATAAAAGCATCCTCTAACACACCCTAATTAAAGCAATGTGGTTTATGTTTCCTTGGTATCTGAAAATGATCCAATGTTAGTACTGTCCAAGGTGCTGAACCCCTGACTGACAGTTAACTCGCAGACCTAAAGATGCAGGCAGTACCTGGCTGATTTAGAACATTTTTTGGTCTAATTATGAAACAGTTGTCCATTGTTTTACATCTTCCAGCTTTTTTCTTCTGTACCTGCACATGAATTTTATTAACTGTATATATCTGTAGgctatacactgaaaaaaaacggTAACCTAAAAATGTGCTTAATGTAgtaatatttgatgtttttaaacattttcacaaattcaCATAGAAATAGATTGAACAAGggcttaaatgtttaaaaatgtatatttaccaagcaaaaacaatgttcaaaAACATCAGAGATGTATGAGTCACTCAAAAAGAGGATACATTGTAGAGCAAAAGTAAATATTGTCTCCATGTTTACACACAACCAGCTATGTATATCAAAACAAAATTAAGATGTTACATCACAATAAAAGGAAAGGAACGTGTTTCAGGAAAACAATGAAATatctctttaaggtaacaattgcatatTTAcctgtttttacagtgtataacaACAACATGATAGTGGGCTTTTCCACAATGCCAATGTTTTTCATCTTTTGCTTGTCTACAAATGAATGTCCAGAAATGAATGTCCACAAGGTGTAGCATAAACATGGCTCTTCAATGCTGCAAAACTGTCTGAGGCTACTGTAAGCAATGCACCTGTACTACTAAGGTTTTAAAGACCATATTTGTGTTATGGTGTGTATAccgatttacaaaaaaaaaaaaagaatgatctAAATCAATTTCTTTAAAGCAACAGTGTGAAATGatattacaaatacattattgaaatatttttttttatctatttgtcCATTTATTGCCCttatttctctttacttcagtttTCTACAATAAAAAATCATTTGGTGTTGTCAATCAGAAATTGCTAGAaattttcacaattaattacaaacagCAGGTAACACCACAGTTAGaaagtctgatttttttttcctgtaaaaatgtttgttttaattacaaCTTCGAAGCAGCTGTGATGCATTTTGGGAATTGATTGTGTATCTGCATGTGTTTGTCAGAGAAATCTAGTAAGTTCCCCTGCTGACATGTTCAACAGCTGTAATTATGAGATACACTTCCAAAGAAAAATCCACAAATACTCTGAACCCCTtgtataaaaatagaaatctgAAAGAGACAGTCTAACCCATATACACGTTCATAAAATGTGGGAAAATGTGTTTCAAGCTTCTCTGGTTGGTGAAAGCAGAGATCAGTCGTTTCATGTCGCATCAGGATTGGCAGACGGAGGAGGCTTATCCTGGTTTACAGGTCTGTACCTTTAGTTTTTTTGCCCGGCTACACATTACAAGTCCTGCCCATTGCTCCCACTGTCTGAGGCTGCGCGCGCAGTGGGATGCAGAAGGAGTGGAGCGCGCGCGAGTGACGGAGGCGAGCATCGATTATTACATAGGTACGCTATACTAATCAACTCAACAACTGTTTCCCCCACTGTATAGCCGGTGGTCACGCGAAACATAAATGGACGTAAACCTGTGACTCTGAAGTCGCACCTCACCGAGGCACTGAACGGGACGAAAGGCGAGACAGCGCATTCCGAAGGGCCGGTGGGTGTTGGTCGTCAGTGGAAAAGATGGGCACGGTGCTCTCGATTTCCCCCACGTCCAGAAAAGGTGGGATTCTGAATGAGAAGACGGATGGAGCTAGCGGCAAGACGGAGAAGAGTCTCAAGCGCCATTCGGTGCTGATATCGGCTCTGACGTGGAAGCGGTTAGTCGCTGCCTCTGCCAAGAAGAAGAGTGCCAAGAAAGTGAACCCGAACCCACCCGTTTCTCAGATCACTAACCCAGTTGACCAGCTGAACAGCGAAAATCTTAAGAAGTCTCAGTCAGCCTCCGAGCGCAAGACGAAGCCTGGGCCACTCGCAGTGCCAGTCCCTACAGTACCGGATAAAAGCCTTCGATCCAGTCAAACCCAGAATGCATCCCAGAACGGAAAGCAGGTCCTGCCGGTCCAGCGGCAACCGAGCAGCCGCTCCATCATCTCGCCTAGACGAGTCATCGTGCAAGCCTCCACAGGAGAGCTCCTTCGCTGCCTGAGCGAGTTCATGTGCAGGAGGTGCTACAAACTCAAAGAGCTTAGCCCAAATGAGATCATCCTGTGGTTCCGAAACGTCGACCGGTCGCTGCTCATCCAAGGCTGGCAAGACCAGGGTTTCATCACTCCCGCCAACTTGGTGTTCGTCTACCTGCTCTGCCGGGAGGCGGTGACCGAGGATATTTCCAGCGAGTACGAGCTGCAGGCCACCTTTCTCACCTGCCTCTACCTGGCTTACTCTTACATGGGCAACGAGATCTCGTACCCGCTCAAGCCCTTCCTGGTGGAGACCAACAAGGAGGTGTTCTGGGAGCGCTCCCTGCGGATCATTGACAAAATGAGTGCCAAAATGTTGCAGATCAACTCCGACCCGCATTTCTTCACCGAGGTCTTTCAAGACCTCAAGAACGAGGGTGGCTCGAGCGATACGAACGGAAGATGGAATAATAACCTGGACCGTTAAGTTTGGCTCGTGTCAAAGGGAGAGAGAAGCTCTCTGATACCTCTCCACACCCTTCCTTCAAGGGTGAAATGAATGTAAGGCCCGACTGCTGAAGGTGTGAAGAGTGTTTCACTCTATTGCTGGTTCATTGGAAACGGACAGGAGGATTTCGCCTCACCTCCATGAGAGGGGGTTTACGTTAATACATGTGTAAAATACAACCTTCATGACCCAGTGAATGTTACGAGCGCGGTCTGGTGTTTCTTCATAGTTTACTTAATGCATGCTTAAAAAATTC from Carassius auratus strain Wakin chromosome 6, ASM336829v1, whole genome shotgun sequence includes:
- the wnt6a gene encoding protein Wnt-6, translated to MMLSMQNNVFLFLIILVTTLTPLQRRVDGNPLVMDPNSICRRTRTLVGRHADMCQSQPEIIQEVAKGARLGMRECQHQFHSRRWNCTSQSRNLAKILQQDIRETAFVYAITAAGVLHAVTQACSQGALPQCGCVTLQSSSETSHDSPTEEVLIQASPLKDGRWEWGGCGDDVDFGYEKSRQFMDTRQRKGKSDIRTLIDLHNNEAGRQAIRIQMRTECKCHGLSGSCTLRSCWRKMPLFRQVGDYLMESFHKAVRVMGGNDGKSLVPIDPDTPTLVANVLIYSAESPDFCQANQRTGTEGTQGRVCNSTETGHGGCDSLCCGKGFADYTLEFEENCQCRFHWCCEVQCQRCSVRKDVSLCL
- the cdk5r2a gene encoding cyclin-dependent kinase 5 activator 2a; this encodes MGTVLSISPTSRKGGILNEKTDGASGKTEKSLKRHSVLISALTWKRLVAASAKKKSAKKVNPNPPVSQITNPVDQLNSENLKKSQSASERKTKPGPLAVPVPTVPDKSLRSSQTQNASQNGKQVLPVQRQPSSRSIISPRRVIVQASTGELLRCLSEFMCRRCYKLKELSPNEIILWFRNVDRSLLIQGWQDQGFITPANLVFVYLLCREAVTEDISSEYELQATFLTCLYLAYSYMGNEISYPLKPFLVETNKEVFWERSLRIIDKMSAKMLQINSDPHFFTEVFQDLKNEGGSSDTNGRWNNNLDR